From uncultured Desulfobacter sp.:
TTATATCCCACACCTAAAGGAGTGGGTTTTACGGCCTAAAGGCCAGGACTATAAAAATACGTACTTGACCGAAAACCTTTATTTGGGCGTCTCTGGCGAGCCGTTCAAACACGAAATAGATTTTCCGATCAGAATTTACATGTTAAGGTGGAAAAAACCCTCAAACGGATCAAGATATGAATTTTCTCGTATTTGCCGCAGGATTTTGTATCATTGCCCTGGCTGCCAGGCAGATCGGCGACACATTTAAACAGGCCGGCTTCCCCCTGATCAGCGGTTTTTTATTCACCGGCATCATTGCCGGCCCACATGTTCTGCACCTGATACCCAGCCAGGCCATATCAACCCTGACTTTTGTGGATCAGGTGTCGCTGGGGCTGATTGCTTTTGCCGCAGGCGGTGAACTCTATCTGAAAGAACTCAAGTCAAGGCTGACTGCCATTGGATGGATCACATCGGGACTTGTGATCTCAACCTTTACAATGATTTCACTGGCATTTTTTGCCCTTGCCGGCCATATCCCTTTCATGGCGGCCATGCCGGTTTCAGGAAGAGTTGGCGTGGCACTCATTGCCGGAGCCATTCTTGTGGCAAGGAGCCCATCCTCGGCCATTGCCATTATCAATGAACTCAGGGCTAAGGGCCGATTTACAAAAACGGTCATGGGGGTGACGGTCATCATGGACGTGGTGGTCATTGTGCTGTTTGCCACAGCCATCACCACGGCAGACGCCCTCTTTACCGGATTGGCCTGGAATACCGGAGTTGTCTTTTTTCTGATTCTGGAGATCGCATTGTCCATGTCCCTTGGTATTCCGGTCGCCGCAATTTTATTTTTTATCCTCCGGCTTCCCGCCTCCTTTGTTTTAAAATCCGCCCTGGTCCTTTTAACCGGATACCTTGTTTTTATCGGTTCCCTGATCCTTCGGGCTTACACCCACCATACGATGAATATTGAAATCCTGATTGAACCCCTTCTGGTCTGCATGGTGGCTGGTTTTGTGACAGCCAATTCAAGGCGGTACAGGAAAGAATTTCTTGATCTCCTCCACCGTGCCGGCCCGGGGGTTTACATTGCCTTTTTCACCCTGACCGGAGCCTCCATCCGTCTTGATACCCTGACCGATACCTGGCCCATTGCCCTTATCCTGTTCGGTGTTCGCGTCTTGGCCATATTTACAGGCTCTTTTTTAGGGGGGTGTCTGGCCGGAATCGGTGCCCAAAGCAGCCGGACCTACTGGATGGCCTTTATCACCCAGGCCGGACTCGGGCTTGGGCTTGCCAAAGAAGTGGGAATAGAATTCCCCCAGTGGGGCCCTTCTTTTTCCACGCTTATAATATCCGTTATTATCCTTAACGAAATCGTCGGCCCCCCGTTGTTTAAACTGGCCATCAAGCGGATGAAAGAAGATCACTCCCCGGCCAAGCCCAGTGCCTTGACCGCACCACAAAATGTGGTAATTTTTGGAACCGACAGCCAGTCTACCGCACTGGCCCATACCTTGTTTTCCCATGGATGGCGGGTGAAACTGGCCCAGCCAAGGGGTGGCTCCACCTTAGCCGGTTTAGAAAACAGCCCCCAGATACCTGTCCAGGTTGTGGACGGCTTTGATCGAAAATCCCTTGAAAAAATCCAATGCCAAACAGCAACGGCCATTGTTACCCTGCTAAGCGACAGGGAAAACCTGAATATCTGCGAAACCGCCTTTGAACATTTTGCGACTCAGACCCTGGTTGCCCGGCTCAATGACCGCAGCAACCTTAGCGCATTTGAGGATCTCAACGTATTGGTCGTGGATCCTTCCACGGCCATTATCGGATTGCTGGACAACTTTGTCCGGACGCCAGGAGCGGCTTCCCTGCTGATGGGATTTCAACGGGACCGGGATGTGACAGATGTAACAGTCCGCAACCCGGACCTTGAAGGCCTTTCCCTAAGAGACCTTCGCCTGCCCTTTGACTCGGTGATCATGGCGGTCCGGCGCAGGGGAACACTCTATGTTCCCCATGGGTTTACCCGACTGGAGTCCGGAGACCGGGTCACGGTCATGGGCACCACGGCAGCCTTAAAAGAAATTGCCCTGCGTTTTGACCGGCACGAGGGCCAGGCCGCTTTAAATCTAATGGAAAAGGCCGTACCTGAACAATTAAAACAGGATGGGAAAAAACCTTACCTTATTGAAAACGGACAAAAAGACCGGTTTGATCTTTTAGTGCAAAAGGCGGTGGTGGCTGATCTTAAACAGGAAATGGACCAAAATACCTTTTTTGAACAAGCCGCAAAACAGCTTAGCAAACAGGTGAACCTCTCTGCATCCACCCTGTTTGAAATGCTCACCCAAAGGGAAAACGAGATGACCACGGTGCTGGCCCCGGGACTTGCCATCCCCCACATTATCATTGAAGGAGAAAACCAATTTGGCATGCTGATCGTCAGGAACAAAAAGGGCATCATTTTTTCGCCCCAGGCCCCAAGAGTTCATGCCGCCTTTGTGCTGGTGGGAACACGGGATGAGCGCAATTTTCATCTTGAGGCTTTATCTGCCATCGCCAAGATTGTCATGGACCCGAGGTTTGACGATAAATGGCTCAGGGCGAGGTCTGTCAAAGCGCTCAAAGAACTACTCCTGAATGCCGACCGGGATCGCCGGCCGCCTGAATCCTGATTGGAGGGATTCTCCACTCACCCAAGAACAGATAACGCCTTTGTCCTTATCACGCGCCCCAGCAATTCTAAATTTAATAAAGTATTACCTTTCCTACCTGCTTTTTTCTTGCTCGTGCTCTTAATCATGCTCTTGCTCGCAGTATTCTTTCGAGCAAGAGCATGATTAAGAGCACGATGGCATACGGACTCAAATTTAGAATTGCTGCAAACGCCCCTTTAAAGTTGATTTTTCGTACCAGACCCGGTATGGAGTAGCCAGTTTAAACGAGACCACGGGCTGACCTGGTATATTGATATTCAGGTTCAATCCACAACTAAAGATGTAAGCAAGTCGAAAAGTTATTGTGACGTTTTTATATCCCCATTGGAAAAAAATATGCGGTTTGAATGCAGAGGCCTGACCTTCACCTACCCGGAGGCGGACAACCCGGTTCTGAAAAATCTTAATTTTTCCATGGACGCACCTGGATTTAATGCTGTTTTTGGACCATCAGGCGTGGGAAAAACCTCTTTTGCGAGAATTCTTGCCGGCGGCAACAGTGGTCCCGGGGGCGATGCGTTGATTTATGAAGGCATTTCCACCATTTTGTATTCTTACAACCAGGAGCGCCTGCCGGGATGGGCTAACACCGGCAGCCATCTTGAAAAGGTATGCCCCCCAAAAAATTCAGATCTAAAAAAAGAACTTGTCAAAATTTTCAAAGTGGATGCCCTTTTGAAATCACGATTCTCCCAGTTGTCCATGGGCCAGCAGAACCGGATGAACCTTATCCGCTACCTTATCCAGAATTTTGATTTACTGATTTTGGACGAAAGTCTTGCCAATGTGGATGAAGCCTTGCGGGAAACCATTATCCTGGCCATAAAGGAGATATTTCCGGCCAAGCTGTTTCTTTATATCTCCCACAATCTTATGGAAGTGGCACGATTCTGCAAAGACATCCTGGTGTTAAGCCGGCCCGGTAAAAAAAAAGGGGCCGTCGTGGTGCAGGGCCAAAATTATGAAACAGGATATACGGCCGACCCCCAGGCCATTGACCGGTCCATGCTGGAGATCATGAATGCTGTTTAGACGAATCTACCAGTTTCTAATTGTCTATTGCTTAGGCGTTGTCAGCCTTTTAGCCGTCAAATATGCTGCCGGCCTGTCCAATTATGTTATCCCTGGTTTAGCGCTGATTTTTGATACGGCACACCAGATGCTGGCCGGCTATTTTCTTGACGTGCTCAACACTCTTTCCGTAACGGTGCTGGGCCAGATGGTTTCTATTTTCATGGCCTTTTTTGTGGGAATCATCGGCCGCAAATCATCCTGGGCAGGCTCGTTTATCAAAGTTATGGCATATAACATCCAGGCCTATCCCATTGTGGCCCTGGCCCCGATCATTTTTATTCTTATCGGGGACGGATTTTTATCCCGTCTGCTCATTGCCTCCATGATCTGTTATTTTCCTTTGCTCCTGTCGGTGTTGGGAATCATGGCCTCGCCCATAAAGGATATTGAACATTTTTACATAGCCACCGGCCGGATGCGCTGGCAGCTGGAAGTTAAAATCCGGGCCTTTGAAAATTTAAACAAGCTGACCACAGTAATTGCAGGCTCCGCTACATTGGCCATGGCCGGTACCATTGTGGCCGAGTTTATTGCCGCAGATCAAGGCATTGGTTACAGTATACGCATCGCCCTGTACCAAAGTGATCTTGCCCGCATTCTCGTGGCCCTGTTTTCCATCGGCATTATCATCTCGGTTTACCAGGGCATTCTGGAAACGGTAGGCGAACAGATTAAAACCAAATGGTTCGCGCCAAAGGGAGAAGAT
This genomic window contains:
- a CDS encoding PTS sugar transporter subunit IIA, translating into MNFLVFAAGFCIIALAARQIGDTFKQAGFPLISGFLFTGIIAGPHVLHLIPSQAISTLTFVDQVSLGLIAFAAGGELYLKELKSRLTAIGWITSGLVISTFTMISLAFFALAGHIPFMAAMPVSGRVGVALIAGAILVARSPSSAIAIINELRAKGRFTKTVMGVTVIMDVVVIVLFATAITTADALFTGLAWNTGVVFFLILEIALSMSLGIPVAAILFFILRLPASFVLKSALVLLTGYLVFIGSLILRAYTHHTMNIEILIEPLLVCMVAGFVTANSRRYRKEFLDLLHRAGPGVYIAFFTLTGASIRLDTLTDTWPIALILFGVRVLAIFTGSFLGGCLAGIGAQSSRTYWMAFITQAGLGLGLAKEVGIEFPQWGPSFSTLIISVIILNEIVGPPLFKLAIKRMKEDHSPAKPSALTAPQNVVIFGTDSQSTALAHTLFSHGWRVKLAQPRGGSTLAGLENSPQIPVQVVDGFDRKSLEKIQCQTATAIVTLLSDRENLNICETAFEHFATQTLVARLNDRSNLSAFEDLNVLVVDPSTAIIGLLDNFVRTPGAASLLMGFQRDRDVTDVTVRNPDLEGLSLRDLRLPFDSVIMAVRRRGTLYVPHGFTRLESGDRVTVMGTTAALKEIALRFDRHEGQAALNLMEKAVPEQLKQDGKKPYLIENGQKDRFDLLVQKAVVADLKQEMDQNTFFEQAAKQLSKQVNLSASTLFEMLTQRENEMTTVLAPGLAIPHIIIEGENQFGMLIVRNKKGIIFSPQAPRVHAAFVLVGTRDERNFHLEALSAIAKIVMDPRFDDKWLRARSVKALKELLLNADRDRRPPES
- a CDS encoding ABC transporter ATP-binding protein, whose product is MRFECRGLTFTYPEADNPVLKNLNFSMDAPGFNAVFGPSGVGKTSFARILAGGNSGPGGDALIYEGISTILYSYNQERLPGWANTGSHLEKVCPPKNSDLKKELVKIFKVDALLKSRFSQLSMGQQNRMNLIRYLIQNFDLLILDESLANVDEALRETIILAIKEIFPAKLFLYISHNLMEVARFCKDILVLSRPGKKKGAVVVQGQNYETGYTADPQAIDRSMLEIMNAV
- a CDS encoding ABC transporter permease subunit; the encoded protein is MLFRRIYQFLIVYCLGVVSLLAVKYAAGLSNYVIPGLALIFDTAHQMLAGYFLDVLNTLSVTVLGQMVSIFMAFFVGIIGRKSSWAGSFIKVMAYNIQAYPIVALAPIIFILIGDGFLSRLLIASMICYFPLLLSVLGIMASPIKDIEHFYIATGRMRWQLEVKIRAFENLNKLTTVIAGSATLAMAGTIVAEFIAADQGIGYSIRIALYQSDLARILVALFSIGIIISVYQGILETVGEQIKTKWFAPKGEDLI